One window of Curtobacterium sp. 458 genomic DNA carries:
- the dnaN gene encoding DNA polymerase III subunit beta — MKFEVNRDVFSEAVSFAVKLLPQRTTLPILSGVLIHAEGDRLTLSSFDYEVSAQTSITAQIDEPGTVLVSGRLLNDIASRLPNAPVTFTTEDTKISVSCGSAHFTLLSMPVEEYPTLPEIGAQTGVIPGDAFSEAVSQVAVAASRDDVTPVITGVQLEVGDNDLSLIATDRYRVAVRTIAWDSGRVGSEPLHALVPARTLQEVGRTFGSASTVSVSISGTSDRELIAFHADDKTVTSLLIKGNYPPVRRLFPETVDDHAVINTAELVEAVRRVSLVLEREAALRFSFSVDGLTLEAIGSEQAQASESISALLTGEETVVSLKPAFLLDGLNAVHSEFVRISFTKTENPNKPGPVLLTGQTSQDAPATDGYRYLLQPNLLLR; from the coding sequence GTGAAGTTCGAGGTCAACCGGGACGTCTTCTCCGAAGCCGTCTCCTTCGCGGTGAAGCTCCTCCCACAGCGCACGACCCTCCCGATCCTGTCCGGTGTGCTGATCCACGCCGAAGGCGATCGTCTGACGCTGTCGTCCTTCGACTACGAGGTCTCCGCGCAGACGTCCATCACGGCGCAGATCGACGAGCCGGGCACTGTCCTGGTCTCCGGCCGACTGCTCAACGACATCGCGAGCCGGCTCCCGAACGCCCCCGTCACGTTCACCACCGAGGACACCAAGATCTCGGTGAGCTGCGGCTCGGCGCACTTCACGCTGCTGTCCATGCCGGTCGAGGAGTACCCGACCCTCCCGGAGATCGGTGCGCAGACCGGCGTCATCCCCGGCGACGCGTTCTCCGAGGCCGTGTCGCAGGTCGCCGTCGCCGCCAGCCGCGACGACGTCACGCCGGTCATCACGGGCGTGCAGCTCGAGGTCGGCGACAACGACCTCTCGCTCATCGCGACCGACCGGTACCGCGTCGCCGTCCGGACGATCGCGTGGGACTCCGGCCGTGTCGGCTCCGAGCCGCTCCACGCGCTCGTCCCGGCGCGCACCCTGCAGGAGGTCGGCCGCACGTTCGGCTCGGCGTCCACCGTGTCGGTCTCGATCAGCGGCACCTCGGACCGCGAGCTCATCGCGTTCCACGCCGACGACAAGACCGTGACCTCGCTGCTCATCAAGGGCAACTACCCGCCGGTCCGCCGGCTCTTCCCCGAGACCGTCGACGACCACGCGGTGATCAACACCGCGGAGCTCGTCGAGGCGGTCCGACGGGTCTCCCTCGTCCTGGAGCGCGAAGCGGCGCTCCGGTTCTCCTTCTCGGTCGACGGGCTCACGCTCGAGGCGATCGGGTCCGAACAAGCGCAGGCGTCAGAGTCGATCAGTGCGTTGCTGACCGGAGAGGAAACGGTGGTCTCGCTGAAGCCCGCCTTCCTCCTGGACGGGTTGAACGCGGTGCACTCCGAGTTCGTCCGCATCTCCTTCACCAAGACGGAGAACCCGAACAAGCCCGGCCCGGTGCTCCTCACCGGCCAGACTTCGCAGGACGCACCTGCCACGGACGGATACCGGTACCTGCTGCAGCCCAATCTCCTGCTGCGGTAA
- the dnaA gene encoding chromosomal replication initiator protein DnaA, whose product MTMPADPVEDLWTSVLGLLAEDDRITPQLQGFLNLVEPKGVLAGTLYLEVPNDLTRGMLEQRIRIPITEAIARIGDDAVANFAITVNPDMASEPRVDVVSATHVPDYAEASQATVEQSAAPRQYIEAPFVPSQIDAPGTGGRPESRLNPKYNFDNFVIGSSNRFAHAAAVAVAEAPAKAYNPLFIYGDSGLGKTHLLHAIGHYAESLYPGIRVRYVSSEEFTNDFINSIANNRSNQFQQRYRDIDILLIDDIQFLQGKDSTQEAFFHTFNTLHDHNKQVVITSDVAPKHLTGFEDRMRSRFEWGLITDVQAPDLETRIAILRKKAQSDHLQVPDDILEFMASKVSSNIRELEGTLIRVTAFASLNRTAVDMALVQTVLKDLITLDDDNVIAPTDIINHTAEYFKLSVDDLYGSSRSQAIATARQIAMYLCREMTSLSLPKIGQLFGNRDHTTVMYANKKITELMKERRSIYNQVTELTSRIKQDRRYR is encoded by the coding sequence ATGACGATGCCGGCCGACCCCGTCGAGGACCTCTGGACGTCGGTGCTCGGACTCCTCGCCGAGGACGACCGCATCACCCCGCAGCTGCAGGGCTTCCTCAACCTGGTCGAGCCGAAGGGCGTGCTCGCCGGCACCCTCTACCTGGAGGTGCCGAACGACCTCACCCGCGGGATGCTCGAACAACGCATCCGCATCCCCATCACCGAGGCGATCGCCCGGATCGGTGACGACGCGGTCGCCAACTTCGCGATCACCGTCAACCCGGACATGGCCTCGGAACCGCGCGTGGACGTCGTGAGCGCGACGCACGTCCCCGACTACGCCGAAGCGTCGCAGGCGACCGTCGAGCAGAGCGCCGCGCCCCGGCAGTACATCGAGGCGCCGTTCGTCCCGAGCCAGATCGACGCCCCTGGTACCGGTGGCCGGCCGGAGTCCCGGCTCAACCCGAAGTACAACTTCGACAACTTCGTCATCGGGTCGTCGAACCGCTTCGCCCACGCCGCGGCGGTCGCGGTCGCCGAGGCTCCGGCCAAGGCGTACAACCCGCTGTTCATCTACGGTGACTCGGGCCTCGGCAAGACCCACCTCCTGCACGCGATCGGCCACTACGCCGAGAGCCTCTACCCGGGGATCCGGGTGCGGTACGTGTCGAGCGAGGAGTTCACGAACGACTTCATCAACTCGATCGCGAACAACCGGTCGAACCAGTTCCAGCAGCGGTACCGCGACATCGACATCCTGCTGATCGACGACATCCAGTTCCTCCAGGGGAAGGACTCCACGCAGGAGGCCTTCTTCCACACGTTCAACACCCTGCACGACCACAACAAGCAGGTCGTGATCACGTCGGACGTCGCACCGAAGCACCTCACCGGCTTCGAGGACCGGATGCGCTCGCGCTTCGAGTGGGGGCTCATCACCGACGTGCAGGCGCCCGACCTCGAGACGCGCATCGCGATCCTCCGCAAGAAGGCGCAGTCCGACCACCTGCAGGTGCCCGACGACATCCTCGAGTTCATGGCGTCGAAGGTGTCGAGCAACATCCGGGAGCTCGAGGGCACGCTCATCCGGGTGACCGCGTTCGCGAGCCTCAACCGGACCGCCGTCGACATGGCGCTCGTGCAGACCGTCCTGAAGGACCTGATCACGCTCGACGACGACAACGTGATCGCGCCGACGGACATCATCAACCACACCGCGGAGTACTTCAAGCTCTCCGTCGACGACCTCTACGGCTCCTCCCGCTCCCAGGCGATCGCGACCGCGCGGCAGATCGCGATGTACCTCTGCCGGGAGATGACGAGCCTGTCCCTCCCGAAGATCGGGCAGCTGTTCGGCAACCGTGACCACACCACGGTCATGTACGCCAACAAGAAGATCACCGAGCTCATGAAGGAGCGTCGGTCGATCTACAACCAGGTCACCGAGCTCACGAGCCGGATCAAGCAGGACCGCCGCTACCGCTGA
- the rpmH gene encoding 50S ribosomal protein L34, with protein MSKRTFQPNNRRRAKKHGFRARMRTRAGRAILAARRSKGRTELSA; from the coding sequence ATGAGCAAGCGCACCTTCCAGCCGAACAACCGCCGCCGCGCCAAGAAGCACGGCTTCCGCGCCCGCATGCGTACCCGTGCCGGCCGCGCCATCCTCGCCGCGCGCCGTTCCAAGGGCCGCACCGAGCTCAGCGCCTGA
- the rnpA gene encoding ribonuclease P protein component: MLARANRIVRGDDYRSVVRRGRKSATAHVVVSVVRHPGGSVGPTRFGFIVAKTVGNAVTRNLVRRRLKAIAHELLAGMPTGHDVVIRALPAAAQAGWPTLLGDVSRSFARGVEKAA, from the coding sequence ATGCTGGCCCGCGCCAACCGCATCGTCCGTGGGGACGACTACCGGTCCGTCGTGCGCCGTGGACGCAAGAGCGCCACGGCGCACGTCGTCGTATCCGTGGTCCGTCACCCCGGCGGATCGGTCGGACCGACGCGCTTCGGGTTCATCGTCGCGAAGACCGTCGGGAACGCGGTCACCCGCAACCTCGTTCGTCGACGCCTGAAGGCGATCGCGCACGAACTGCTCGCCGGCATGCCGACCGGGCACGACGTGGTGATCCGCGCACTGCCAGCCGCTGCGCAGGCCGGATGGCCTACCCTGCTCGGAGACGTTTCGCGCTCGTTCGCGCGCGGAGTGGAGAAGGCAGCATGA
- the yidD gene encoding membrane protein insertion efficiency factor YidD — protein sequence MNRSRLTRIAWVIALLPRNACVVVLRAYRAVISPLYGNVCRYHPSCSRYALEAIQQYGVVRGSAMGAWRIARCNPWAAGGIDDVPERRRSYTVNRFGFVTGPTSTPQPQQPAIAPLLLSQRTRKA from the coding sequence ATGAACCGCAGTCGGCTGACCCGGATCGCTTGGGTCATCGCGTTGCTCCCGCGCAACGCGTGCGTCGTCGTGCTCCGTGCCTACCGCGCGGTCATCTCCCCGCTCTACGGGAACGTCTGCCGCTACCACCCGTCGTGCTCCCGGTACGCGCTCGAGGCCATCCAGCAGTACGGGGTGGTCCGTGGCTCGGCCATGGGTGCGTGGCGGATCGCCCGCTGCAACCCCTGGGCAGCCGGCGGCATCGACGACGTCCCGGAACGACGTCGTTCCTACACCGTGAACCGGTTCGGGTTCGTCACCGGCCCGACCTCCACACCGCAGCCCCAGCAGCCTGCGATCGCCCCGCTGCTGCTCTCCCAGCGAACGCGAAAGGCGTGA
- the yidC gene encoding membrane protein insertase YidC yields MDFIGTILWPLKWVVSAILVGFHWIFENLGMDPGAGITWVLSIIFLTFVVRAALIPIFVRQIKSQRRMLEVAPQLKKIQDKYKGKKDQFSREAMSRETMALYKETGTNPLSSCLPLLIQMPIFFSLYSVLHEAQINKTGIGLLSSDLARSFGNASLFGAPLHETFTNASGWEVRVIAGFMIVVMTASQFITQLQLVAKNMSPETKESPMYRQQKMMLYILPLVFVISGLSFPLGVMFYWLASNIWTMAQQYFVIRSMPTPGSEAALAREARLAKKAQRRGTPVLAEAGAGAAAVEVEPVRVTTQRQQPVGKNRSKKNGKK; encoded by the coding sequence ATGGACTTCATCGGAACGATCCTCTGGCCGCTCAAGTGGGTGGTCTCCGCCATCCTCGTCGGCTTCCACTGGATCTTCGAGAACCTCGGCATGGACCCGGGTGCCGGCATCACGTGGGTGCTGTCGATCATCTTCCTGACCTTCGTGGTCCGCGCCGCGCTGATCCCGATCTTCGTCCGACAGATCAAATCGCAGCGCCGCATGCTCGAGGTCGCGCCGCAGCTCAAGAAGATCCAGGACAAGTACAAGGGCAAGAAGGACCAGTTCTCGCGTGAGGCCATGAGCCGCGAGACCATGGCGCTCTACAAGGAGACCGGGACGAACCCGCTGAGCTCCTGCCTGCCGCTGCTCATCCAGATGCCGATCTTCTTCTCGCTGTACTCGGTGCTGCACGAGGCGCAGATCAACAAGACGGGCATCGGCCTGCTCTCCAGCGACCTCGCTCGCTCCTTCGGCAACGCGTCGCTCTTCGGCGCCCCCCTGCACGAGACCTTCACCAACGCGTCGGGCTGGGAAGTCCGGGTGATCGCGGGCTTCATGATCGTCGTGATGACGGCGTCGCAGTTCATCACGCAGCTGCAGCTCGTCGCGAAGAACATGTCCCCGGAGACCAAGGAGTCTCCGATGTACCGCCAGCAGAAGATGATGCTGTACATCCTCCCGCTGGTCTTCGTCATCTCGGGTCTCTCGTTCCCCCTCGGCGTCATGTTCTACTGGCTCGCCTCGAACATCTGGACGATGGCGCAGCAGTACTTCGTCATCCGCAGCATGCCGACCCCGGGTTCCGAGGCCGCCCTCGCCCGCGAGGCCCGCCTCGCGAAGAAGGCCCAGCGCCGCGGTACCCCGGTGCTCGCGGAGGCCGGTGCCGGCGCAGCCGCGGTCGAGGTCGAGCCCGTGCGGGTCACGACGCAGCGTCAGCAGCCGGTCGGCAAGAACCGGTCGAAGAAGAACGGGAAGAAGTAA
- a CDS encoding R3H domain-containing nucleic acid-binding protein — protein sequence MTDDTTTAEAPETDHDEVERDEADIAGDYIEELLDICDLDGDIEIEERGGRVYLSVTDDGDSLRVLSKPETVTALQELTRIAVQAETGEFSRLILDVAGSRDTRASELQRLVDTAIERIEGGSSSAALPPMSSYERKLVHDLVAEKGFHSESEGEGRDRHTVVTR from the coding sequence GTGACGGACGACACCACCACCGCCGAGGCGCCCGAGACCGATCACGACGAGGTCGAGCGCGACGAGGCCGACATCGCCGGTGACTACATCGAGGAGCTGCTCGACATCTGCGACCTCGACGGAGACATCGAGATCGAGGAGCGCGGCGGCCGGGTGTACCTGTCCGTCACGGACGACGGTGACTCCCTGCGCGTCCTGTCGAAGCCGGAGACCGTGACGGCGCTCCAGGAGCTCACCCGCATCGCGGTGCAGGCGGAGACGGGCGAGTTCAGCCGCCTGATCCTCGACGTCGCTGGCTCGCGCGACACCCGTGCGTCGGAGCTGCAGCGCCTCGTCGACACCGCGATCGAGCGGATCGAGGGCGGATCGTCCTCGGCGGCGCTCCCCCCGATGTCGTCCTACGAGCGCAAGCTGGTCCACGACCTCGTCGCCGAGAAGGGCTTCCACTCGGAGTCCGAGGGTGAGGGCCGCGACCGGCACACCGTCGTCACGCGATGA
- the rsmG gene encoding 16S rRNA (guanine(527)-N(7))-methyltransferase RsmG: MTEASAPELEVEPAAAAALFGDRLELARSFTNELARRGEELGLIGPLELPRLWTRHILNSALLAPLLEARGRVADVGSGAGLPGLVLAIARPDVHFTLIEPMERRVDWLNAEVERLPLDNVTVVRARAEDVADDIVVDQVTARAVSALSKLIPLTVPLVRSGGQLILMKGARVDEEVEKARKVILRKRLGDVEVLELGDGVVEETTRVFRATVD, encoded by the coding sequence ATGACCGAGGCTTCCGCTCCGGAGCTCGAAGTCGAACCAGCCGCTGCCGCGGCGCTCTTCGGCGACCGCCTGGAGCTCGCCCGGTCGTTCACGAACGAACTCGCACGGCGGGGTGAGGAACTGGGCCTGATCGGCCCCCTCGAACTGCCCAGGCTGTGGACGCGACACATCCTCAACTCCGCGTTGCTTGCTCCCCTCCTGGAGGCCCGTGGCCGGGTCGCCGACGTCGGCTCCGGCGCCGGGCTGCCCGGCCTGGTCCTCGCGATCGCGCGTCCGGACGTGCACTTCACGCTCATCGAGCCGATGGAGCGCCGCGTCGACTGGCTGAACGCCGAGGTCGAGCGCCTTCCCCTCGACAACGTGACGGTAGTCCGGGCGCGCGCCGAGGACGTCGCTGACGACATCGTCGTCGACCAGGTGACTGCCCGTGCCGTGTCAGCGCTGTCGAAGCTCATCCCCCTCACCGTTCCGCTCGTACGTTCGGGCGGACAGCTCATCCTGATGAAGGGTGCGCGGGTCGACGAAGAGGTCGAGAAGGCGCGCAAGGTCATCCTGCGCAAACGCCTCGGCGACGTCGAGGTCCTCGAGCTCGGAGACGGTGTGGTCGAGGAGACCACGCGCGTGTTCCGGGCTACAGTTGATTGA
- a CDS encoding ParA family protein — protein MSSSTDYDASTPLAREIADLNRRRRAIATQQFPLPEKTRIMTVSNQKGGVGKTTTTVNLAAALAHGGARVLVIDLDPQGNASTALGVDHQAEVASIYDVIVDEAPIADCVQRSPESETLWCVPATIHLAGAEIELVSLVAREQRLRTALDQYLESLDEPYHYVFIDCPPSLGLLTINAFVAAEEVLIPIQCEYYALEGLSQLLRNIELIERHLNPKLRVSTILLTMYDGRTNLANQVAADVREHFGDQVLKSMIPRSVRVSEAPSYGQSVVAYDVNSTGSLSYLEAASEIAARGAQN, from the coding sequence TTGAGTTCATCCACCGACTACGACGCTTCGACGCCGCTCGCTCGTGAGATCGCTGACCTGAATCGACGCCGGCGGGCCATCGCGACCCAGCAGTTCCCGCTGCCGGAGAAGACCCGCATCATGACGGTGTCCAACCAGAAGGGTGGGGTCGGGAAGACCACGACGACGGTCAACCTGGCTGCCGCCCTGGCGCACGGTGGCGCTCGCGTTCTGGTGATCGACCTGGATCCGCAGGGGAACGCATCGACCGCCCTCGGAGTCGATCACCAGGCTGAGGTTGCGAGCATCTACGACGTCATCGTCGACGAGGCGCCCATCGCCGACTGCGTCCAGCGCTCCCCCGAGTCAGAGACGCTCTGGTGCGTGCCGGCGACGATCCACCTTGCGGGCGCGGAGATCGAACTCGTGTCGCTCGTGGCGCGTGAACAACGGCTGCGGACAGCACTCGACCAGTACTTGGAGTCGCTCGACGAGCCGTACCACTACGTCTTCATCGACTGCCCGCCGTCGCTCGGCCTCCTGACGATCAATGCCTTTGTCGCTGCGGAGGAAGTGCTGATCCCGATCCAGTGCGAGTACTACGCGCTCGAGGGTCTGAGCCAGCTGCTGCGGAACATCGAGCTCATCGAGCGGCACCTGAACCCGAAGCTGCGCGTCTCGACGATCCTGTTGACGATGTACGACGGCCGGACGAACCTCGCGAACCAGGTGGCTGCGGACGTCCGAGAGCACTTCGGCGACCAGGTGTTGAAGTCGATGATCCCCCGCTCGGTCCGTGTCAGCGAAGCCCCGAGCTACGGCCAGAGCGTCGTGGCGTACGACGTCAACTCCACCGGCTCGCTCTCCTACCTGGAGGCGGCTTCCGAGATCGCAGCACGAGGAGCGCAGAACTGA
- a CDS encoding ParB/RepB/Spo0J family partition protein, which produces MAPKRTGLGRGIGALIPTATEQQDRPVDVFFPTGGSPASAPTAEDLVAVPGARLANLNPLDVVPNAHQPRKEFREEELQELVHSIREIGVLQPIVVRPIAGASGTEPQFELIMGERRLRATKELGLSTIPAIVKETPDDAMLRDALLENLHRAQLNPLEEASAYQQLLADFGITQEQLAQKIGRSRPQITNTIRLLRLPSPVQRRVAAGVLSAGHARAILAAPDAEAMEYLAEKIVNEDLSVRTAEALAQQLAAGTPAKPKQQPTKRQAHFDDLAERLGDRLNTRVKIAVGARKSSVTIDFANGEDLNRILAELGIRDIAE; this is translated from the coding sequence ATGGCACCGAAGCGAACCGGACTCGGCCGAGGCATCGGCGCCCTCATCCCGACGGCGACCGAGCAGCAGGACCGTCCCGTCGACGTGTTCTTCCCGACAGGGGGCTCGCCGGCATCGGCGCCGACGGCAGAAGACCTCGTGGCCGTCCCCGGCGCCCGGCTGGCGAACCTGAATCCACTCGACGTCGTCCCGAACGCACATCAGCCGCGCAAGGAGTTCCGTGAAGAGGAACTCCAGGAGCTCGTGCACTCGATCCGGGAGATCGGCGTCCTCCAGCCGATCGTCGTGCGTCCCATCGCCGGCGCCTCCGGTACGGAGCCGCAGTTCGAACTCATCATGGGTGAGCGTCGTCTCCGCGCGACGAAGGAGCTGGGCCTCAGCACGATTCCCGCCATTGTCAAGGAAACCCCCGATGACGCGATGCTGCGCGATGCGCTGCTCGAGAACCTGCATCGCGCACAGCTGAACCCGCTCGAAGAGGCGTCGGCGTACCAGCAACTCCTCGCCGACTTCGGCATCACGCAGGAGCAGCTCGCGCAGAAGATCGGTCGCTCGCGGCCGCAGATCACCAATACGATCCGTCTGCTGCGTCTCCCCTCTCCCGTGCAGCGGCGAGTCGCAGCAGGCGTTCTGTCCGCGGGCCACGCTCGGGCGATCCTGGCAGCCCCGGACGCAGAGGCGATGGAGTACCTCGCCGAGAAGATCGTGAACGAAGACCTCTCCGTGCGCACCGCTGAAGCACTGGCGCAGCAGCTCGCCGCCGGAACTCCGGCGAAGCCCAAGCAGCAGCCGACGAAGCGTCAGGCGCACTTCGACGACCTCGCAGAACGCCTGGGCGATCGTCTGAACACCCGGGTGAAGATCGCCGTCGGCGCGCGGAAGAGCTCGGTCACGATCGACTTCGCGAACGGCGAAGACCTGAACCGTATCCTCGCCGAGCTCGGTATCCGCGACATCGCCGAGTAG
- a CDS encoding YdcF family protein, which translates to MQPRRVPRGTSLLTAGTGIALAVMIAADVLHAHASRRGHGLAATPDAMAAGCVVVLGFANGHSRINMINRWRARIALRSARGRPGTTIICSGGAVRGSIAEAELLRRHLRDDLGWSGRVLVETESRSTWENVRNVTPLLADAQWIMFASNSLHAEKARRYLRRQRPDLARRLVPGPDHRWGEMAAVKPVFAAIGLWKLARLRRPT; encoded by the coding sequence ATGCAGCCGAGGCGTGTTCCACGTGGAACATCCCTCCTGACCGCGGGTACCGGGATCGCTCTGGCGGTGATGATCGCCGCCGACGTTCTGCACGCTCACGCGAGTCGGCGCGGCCACGGACTCGCGGCCACGCCAGATGCGATGGCCGCCGGCTGCGTGGTGGTTCTCGGCTTCGCGAACGGCCACTCACGGATCAACATGATCAATCGTTGGCGCGCTCGGATCGCCCTTCGGAGTGCGCGCGGTCGACCCGGCACCACGATCATCTGTAGCGGGGGAGCGGTCCGCGGCTCCATCGCCGAGGCCGAACTCCTTCGTCGTCACCTCCGCGACGACCTCGGTTGGTCAGGCAGAGTCCTCGTCGAAACGGAGAGTCGCTCCACGTGGGAGAACGTCCGCAACGTCACGCCTCTTCTCGCCGACGCACAATGGATCATGTTCGCGTCCAACAGTCTGCATGCAGAGAAGGCACGGCGCTATCTCCGACGCCAACGTCCGGATCTCGCACGTCGGCTGGTACCTGGTCCGGACCATCGCTGGGGCGAGATGGCCGCGGTCAAGCCAGTGTTCGCCGCAATCGGACTCTGGAAGCTTGCACGCCTGCGACGTCCTACATGA
- a CDS encoding D-alanine--D-alanine ligase: MAAPAHRHVVVVAGGISHERDVSLRSGRRVADSLTGYGWNVDLRDADASLLPALAESRPDVVWPALHGASGEDGALRGILEALDIPFVGSRSTSARLAWDKPTASALVARAGVRTPRSITLSHDVFRELGAVGVLAAIAGEHPVPLAVKPARGGSAQGVTLVDDVNDLPRAMVTAYTYCDDVVVEQLIRGVEVAVGIIDTGDGPVALSAVEIVPRSGTYGFEARYNAGETTFYTPARLSAVQAASVSAAAVAAHEALGLRHLSRVDLIIDGAGTPWFLEANVLPGLTETSLVPQALSASGFDLGWTYAELAEQAIRDDAH; the protein is encoded by the coding sequence ATGGCCGCGCCCGCACACCGTCACGTCGTCGTCGTCGCCGGAGGGATCTCACACGAGCGTGACGTCTCCCTCCGCTCCGGTCGACGGGTCGCCGACTCCCTGACAGGCTACGGCTGGAACGTCGACCTCCGGGATGCGGACGCCTCGCTGCTGCCGGCTCTCGCCGAATCACGCCCGGATGTCGTGTGGCCGGCTCTGCACGGCGCCTCCGGAGAAGACGGGGCCCTGCGGGGCATCCTGGAGGCACTCGACATCCCGTTCGTCGGCTCGCGTTCCACGTCGGCCCGGCTGGCATGGGACAAGCCCACCGCGTCCGCGCTCGTCGCGCGCGCCGGCGTCCGGACTCCCCGGTCGATCACCCTGTCGCACGACGTCTTCCGCGAGCTCGGTGCGGTCGGGGTACTCGCGGCCATCGCCGGTGAGCACCCTGTCCCGCTCGCGGTGAAGCCGGCCCGTGGCGGTAGCGCTCAGGGCGTCACCCTGGTGGACGACGTGAACGACCTGCCCCGTGCGATGGTCACGGCGTACACCTACTGTGACGACGTCGTCGTCGAGCAGCTCATCCGGGGCGTGGAGGTCGCCGTCGGCATCATCGACACCGGCGACGGCCCGGTCGCTCTCTCGGCGGTCGAGATCGTGCCGAGGAGCGGAACCTACGGGTTCGAGGCGCGGTACAACGCCGGTGAAACGACGTTCTACACCCCCGCGCGCCTCTCGGCAGTGCAGGCGGCTTCCGTGTCGGCGGCCGCCGTCGCCGCGCACGAAGCGCTCGGCCTCCGGCACCTGTCGCGTGTCGACCTCATCATCGACGGGGCCGGGACGCCGTGGTTCCTCGAAGCCAACGTCCTGCCGGGCCTCACTGAGACCTCGCTCGTCCCGCAGGCCCTCTCCGCATCGGGATTCGATCTCGGCTGGACCTACGCGGAACTCGCCGAGCAGGCGATCCGCGACGACGCGCACTGA
- a CDS encoding PLP-dependent aminotransferase family protein, whose amino-acid sequence MTNGTSLDPWYDSYAQRTAGLSASEVRALFAVASRPEVVSLAGGMPYVSALPRELVTGSIDRVMAEDAAMALQYGGGQGLRSLREHIVDVMSLEGIRASADDVVVTTGSQHALDLVTRLFIDPGDVVLAESPSYVGAIGVFRSYQAETVHVTTDEHGLVPEALREAIANLRTQGKRIKFLYTIPNFHNPAGVTMSRERRIEVLDICRSNGILVLEDNPYGLLWFDEPAPQAIRSIDDEGVVYLGSFSKTLAPGFRVGWALAPHAIREKLVLANESAVLAPNSFGQYVVNAYLDAADWKGQIDTFRGLYAERRDAMLSALGEFLPDLTWTRPNGGFFVWLTLPDVLDSKGMLPRAVKELVAYTPGTAFYADGRGGGNIRLSFCYPTAEQIRVGVKRLATVVNDELELLETFGSATRPNAVVRPSSSVSAPPPNIS is encoded by the coding sequence ATGACGAACGGCACCAGCCTCGACCCCTGGTACGACTCCTACGCCCAGCGCACCGCCGGGCTGAGCGCCTCCGAGGTCCGAGCCCTGTTCGCCGTCGCATCGCGCCCCGAGGTGGTCTCCCTCGCCGGGGGCATGCCGTACGTCTCCGCCTTGCCCCGTGAGCTCGTGACGGGCTCGATCGACCGCGTGATGGCCGAGGACGCCGCCATGGCGCTCCAGTACGGCGGAGGGCAGGGCCTGCGGTCCCTGCGCGAGCACATCGTCGACGTGATGAGCCTCGAGGGCATCCGCGCCTCGGCGGACGACGTCGTCGTGACCACGGGCTCGCAGCACGCCCTGGACCTCGTCACGCGACTCTTCATCGATCCGGGTGACGTCGTCCTGGCCGAGTCACCGTCCTACGTCGGCGCGATCGGCGTCTTCCGCTCGTACCAGGCCGAGACCGTGCACGTGACCACCGATGAGCACGGCCTCGTCCCGGAGGCCCTGCGCGAGGCGATCGCGAACCTCCGGACGCAGGGCAAGCGGATCAAGTTCCTCTACACGATCCCGAACTTCCACAACCCCGCTGGCGTCACGATGAGCCGTGAGCGCCGGATCGAGGTCCTCGACATCTGCCGCTCGAACGGCATCCTCGTGCTCGAGGACAACCCGTACGGGCTCCTGTGGTTCGACGAGCCGGCACCTCAGGCGATCCGCTCGATCGACGACGAGGGCGTGGTGTACCTCGGCTCGTTCTCGAAGACCCTCGCGCCGGGCTTCCGGGTCGGTTGGGCACTGGCTCCGCACGCGATCCGCGAGAAGCTCGTCCTCGCCAACGAATCGGCCGTGCTCGCGCCGAACTCCTTCGGGCAGTACGTCGTCAACGCCTACCTCGACGCGGCCGACTGGAAGGGTCAGATCGACACCTTCCGTGGGCTCTACGCCGAGCGCCGCGACGCCATGCTCTCCGCGCTGGGGGAGTTCCTGCCCGACCTCACCTGGACCCGACCGAACGGTGGGTTCTTCGTGTGGCTCACCCTGCCGGACGTCCTCGACTCGAAGGGCATGCTGCCTCGCGCGGTGAAGGAACTCGTGGCCTACACGCCGGGGACCGCGTTCTACGCAGACGGTCGCGGCGGCGGGAACATCCGGCTGTCCTTCTGCTACCCGACCGCCGAGCAGATCCGGGTCGGGGTGAAGCGTCTCGCGACGGTCGTCAACGACGAGCTGGAACTCCTCGAGACGTTCGGTTCCGCCACGCGGCCGAACGCCGTCGTCCGGCCGTCGTCGTCGGTGTCCGCTCCGCCGCCGAACATCTCCTGA